Part of the Calditrichota bacterium genome, CCTCTCTGTTCCGGGGGAAAAGTCCGTCCCAGCCCTGGCCGCGGACATAGCCCGGACCGCGCAGGCCATGGGTGCGACCGTGGAGCATTCTGAGCAAACGCCAGCTGGGGGTTCTGCGCGGCTCGTTCTGCGCCTGAAAGGGCAGGTGGCATTGCGTCTCCGCATCCAAAAGGCGTCGGCTGCTGACCAGGAGGGGCCGCTTATCGCCCTGGTCATCGATGACTTTGGCTACTCGGCGGGGGAATTGGCGAAGGAGCTTCTTAGCCTGCCCTATGCTCTGACCGTGTCCGTGATCCCTGGTCTACCCTTTTCCGCGCACGTGGCCGAACTGGCCGCGGCAGCAGGCAAAGAGGTGATGGTGCACATGCCCATGGAGGCCTTGCACGAAGCAGTAGAAGACCGCGGCTACACGCTGTTTGTCCATCTCAGCGACGAGGAGATCCGCCAGCGAGTGGATAGTGCCATTGCCACTGTGCCGCATGCCGCTGGCCTCAACAATCACCAGGGCTCTCGGGCCACTGCTGACGAGAGGGTGATGACCATCGTGATGCAAGAACTGAAAGAGCGTGGTCTGTACTTTGTGGACAGCCGCACGAACAGCATGAGCATCGCCCACGAGGTTGCCTCCCGCATGCAGGTGCCCTGCACTGTCAATGCCACGTTCCTGGACGTCGAAGCAGACACGGCCAAGGTGCGGCAACAGCTTTGGCGCCTTGCCCATGTGGCAAAGCGGCAGGGGCGCGCACTGGGCATCGGCCACCTGCGTCGGACAACCCTGGAGGCGCTTCGCCAGGAGGTCCCGAAGCTCCAGCAGCAAGGCTACCAGTTTGTGACCGTGTCAAGACTTCTTCGCGTATCCCCGCCCATCGCTTGGCATTCCGCCAGAGAAACCGATCTGAGAAGGTTGGCACAGAGGGGCAGAGTTTGGAGGACTGCACATGCTTAGACTCGGGGTGAACATCGATTTAGTGGCAGTGATCCGTGCGGATCGGCGCGGCAAGGAGCCCAACCCTGTGGCCGCCGCGCTGCAAGCGGAGGTCGGCGGCGCCGACGGCATCGTGGCTACCCTGCGCGAAGACCGGCGCTACTTGACTGAGCGGGACATGGCTTTGCTCAAAGAGACGGTGACTACCCACCTCAACCTGCGCGTGGCCGCGCAAGAAGAGATGGCCAAGAGGGCAGTGGCCATCCTGCCCGACATGGTGACCCTGATCCCTCCCTTAGCGCAGGGCGTAGTGCCAAGCACGGGACTGGACGTGGCTGCGGGTCCGGAGGCATTGGAGGACCTCGTGGCCACCTTGCGCTCCAGCAACATCGTGGTGGCGGTGCGCATCGAGCCGGATTTGCGGCAGGTGAAAGCTGCCGCCCACGTCGGCGTCGACTACGTGGAACTGAACACGACACCGTTGGCCATGGCGCAGGATTTGGACGCCCAGACCGAACAATTGGAGAAACTGCGGGCGGCAGCGTTGGCAGCGAGCAAGCTGGGACTAGGGATCAGTGCTGCCGGAGGGTTGAACTTCCAGAACGTACGCGAGGTGGCAAAGATTCCCCAGATCGAAGAAGTCAACATCGGCCATGCGCTCGTCTGTCGTGCCCTCCTGGTGGGACTGGCCCAGGCGGTGCGCGACATGACGACCCTTCTTCGAGAGTGCAGCCCCCCGGCGAGTGACTAAGCAGAACCAAAAGAGGAGTGCCGAATCGTGGAGAGCGCTGACAGGTTGCGAGAGCTATTCCCTGAGCTAGGTATGATTGACGATGAGGGCCTGCGCGAGAAGACGCTGGCAGTCATGGTCGACGCCTTAGCGCGCGGCGGCTGGTCGACCGAGGACCTTGCCACCATGCCCTTCACGCTCCTCATCCCTAACTGCAAGGTGAGTTACTTGACCCACGTGCGGGCAGTCACCCAAATCGCCATCAGAGCCGCCCAGGCGTTGTCTGAGCACTATGCGGGTCACCTCTCCCTGAACAAGGATGTGCTGGTGGCCGGCGCGTTGCTGCACGATGTGGGCAAGCTCCTGGAGTTTCGGCGCGATGCCACTGGGTTCGCCAAGAGTACCGGCGGTAAACTCCTGCGCCACCCGTTCAGTGGCGCTGGCTTGGCGGTGGCCCACGGCCTGCCCGACGAAGTGGTGCACGTCATCGCCGTGCACGCCAAAGAAGGGGACGGCGGCTACCGCAGCCCAGAGGCAGTCATCGTGCATCACGCCGACTTTATCACCTTTGAACCGTTGCGCGGTTGAGCGATCAAGCACAGGGAGTGCGCATGGAACAACTATTCGAGCCATTCAAAATCAAGGTTGTCGAACCCATCAAGCGCACCACGCGTGAGGAACGCGACCGCTTGCTGCGCGATGCGGGGCTGAATGTGTTCAACCTGCCCGCCGAAAGCATCCTCATTGACCTGCTCACCGATAGCGGCACCTCGGCGATGAGCGACAACCAGTGGGCCGGGATGATGTTGGGCGATGAGTCCTACGCCGGCAGCCGCAACTACTTTCACCTGGAAGAGACCGTGCGTAGGATCTTCGGCTTCAAGCACATCATCCCTACGCACCAAGGACGCTCTGCCGAGAATCTCCTCTTCTCGGTGACGGTGACCAAGGGCAAAGTAGTTCCCAAC contains:
- a CDS encoding pyridoxine 5'-phosphate synthase: MLRLGVNIDLVAVIRADRRGKEPNPVAAALQAEVGGADGIVATLREDRRYLTERDMALLKETVTTHLNLRVAAQEEMAKRAVAILPDMVTLIPPLAQGVVPSTGLDVAAGPEALEDLVATLRSSNIVVAVRIEPDLRQVKAAAHVGVDYVELNTTPLAMAQDLDAQTEQLEKLRAAALAASKLGLGISAAGGLNFQNVREVAKIPQIEEVNIGHALVCRALLVGLAQAVRDMTTLLRECSPPASD
- a CDS encoding divergent polysaccharide deacetylase family protein — encoded protein: MRRRRTYRRPRPRRRKIGYLLLIGALVLVVLIVSGRHRRPGAHSQRKTPSVAELRSAVLHEAARHGIGDQHITSEGQWLVLSVPGEKSVPALAADIARTAQAMGATVEHSEQTPAGGSARLVLRLKGQVALRLRIQKASAADQEGPLIALVIDDFGYSAGELAKELLSLPYALTVSVIPGLPFSAHVAELAAAAGKEVMVHMPMEALHEAVEDRGYTLFVHLSDEEIRQRVDSAIATVPHAAGLNNHQGSRATADERVMTIVMQELKERGLYFVDSRTNSMSIAHEVASRMQVPCTVNATFLDVEADTAKVRQQLWRLAHVAKRQGRALGIGHLRRTTLEALRQEVPKLQQQGYQFVTVSRLLRVSPPIAWHSARETDLRRLAQRGRVWRTAHA
- a CDS encoding HD domain-containing protein, whose protein sequence is MIDDEGLREKTLAVMVDALARGGWSTEDLATMPFTLLIPNCKVSYLTHVRAVTQIAIRAAQALSEHYAGHLSLNKDVLVAGALLHDVGKLLEFRRDATGFAKSTGGKLLRHPFSGAGLAVAHGLPDEVVHVIAVHAKEGDGGYRSPEAVIVHHADFITFEPLRG